A region from the Chloroflexota bacterium genome encodes:
- a CDS encoding response regulator transcription factor, whose amino-acid sequence MDKIRVLLVDDHPVVREGLRTMLGIVPDIEVVAEAGDGLEAMDKAKEYQPHVVLMDLRMPGLDGLESTRRLKGQLPSTSVIMLTIYDNDSLVVEAIRAGAGGYLIKDASRDLLIHTIRAVHSGGLLIKTSLLREAIMTLADAAGDQLKEQPAGNKTLDELTPRERDVLRLVVQGQTNKEIGRALYISEDTAKKHVQTILLKLGVSDRTQAAVKAVRAGLIGYLPDKDKRYR is encoded by the coding sequence ATGGACAAGATAAGGGTGCTTTTAGTAGACGACCACCCGGTGGTGCGCGAGGGTCTGCGCACCATGCTGGGCATCGTCCCAGACATCGAGGTGGTGGCCGAAGCAGGCGACGGCTTGGAGGCTATGGACAAGGCCAAGGAGTACCAGCCGCACGTGGTCCTGATGGACCTGCGTATGCCCGGACTGGATGGGCTGGAATCTACCCGGCGCCTCAAAGGTCAACTTCCCTCTACCTCAGTGATCATGCTCACCATCTACGACAACGACTCCCTTGTGGTGGAAGCGATAAGAGCTGGTGCCGGCGGCTACCTGATCAAGGACGCTTCAAGAGACCTCCTGATCCACACCATCCGGGCAGTGCACAGCGGTGGACTGCTGATCAAGACCAGCCTGCTGCGCGAGGCCATAATGACCCTGGCCGACGCAGCTGGTGACCAGCTGAAGGAGCAACCAGCAGGCAATAAGACACTGGACGAGCTCACGCCCCGCGAGCGTGACGTGCTCCGGCTGGTAGTTCAGGGACAAACCAACAAAGAGATCGGGCGGGCACTTTACATCAGCGAGGACACGGCCAAGAAGCATGTCCAGACCATCCTGTTAAAGCTGGGTGTCTCTGATAGGACTCAGGCGGCGGTCAAAGCCGTGCGCGCTGGCCTCATCGGGTACCTCCCGGACAAGGATAAGCGCTACAGGTAG
- the gvpA gene encoding gas vesicle structural protein GvpA (There are 14 genes on the gvp gene cluster in halophilic archaea. The product of gvpA is a structural component of gas vesicles, which provide buoyancy to cells and promote flotation. It has been reported that the products of gvpAO and gvpFGJKLM represent the minimal set required for gas vesicle formation in halophilic archaea.) produces the protein MAVEKAIASSSLAEVVDRILDKGVVVDAWVRVSLVGIEILALEARAVVAGVDTFLKYAEAVGLTAAAA, from the coding sequence ATGGCTGTCGAGAAAGCGATCGCATCGTCCAGTCTGGCCGAAGTCGTTGACCGGATTCTGGACAAAGGGGTAGTGGTAGATGCCTGGGTACGCGTCAGCCTGGTGGGAATCGAGATCCTGGCCCTCGAGGCCAGGGCGGTAGTGGCTGGCGTGGATACCTTCTTGAAGTATGCTGAGGCCGTGGGGCTGACAGCGGCCGCAGCCTAG
- a CDS encoding GAF domain-containing sensor histidine kinase encodes MKAIVKRAAKETGASYACLLVCDQATSELRNVASYGRGKAWEDLVPIARWVLSRAEPLVLPGAADAQKVVGCSLNNDVIPLICVPLKSDATPRGVLIVGSLHGAGEVSPREAEELSRWLPFLEALGELAAVLLENAALQGGLLHKEEQVRDLIRDTLSAQEAERERICLEVHDGVAQTLVSIFQCLQILEASVPEGSPARQLLSGAITLVKQAIRESREIINSLQPAILESIGLVATLRQEMRQLAQETGLVVDFRADPIRFPTDIEMGLYRIIHEAVTNIRKHASADRLRVTITCAGDQVKVEVRDWGIGFDYNPQDTSRRRGTGLLSMRKRAELLQGVCDIQSTPGEGTAVRVEVPLSGERMGKLREASPGGGGGRGYP; translated from the coding sequence TTGAAAGCAATTGTGAAGCGAGCGGCAAAGGAGACTGGTGCGTCCTACGCCTGCCTGCTAGTTTGCGATCAAGCCACCTCTGAGCTCCGCAATGTTGCCTCATACGGGCGGGGAAAAGCATGGGAAGATCTTGTGCCTATTGCGCGTTGGGTGCTGTCCAGGGCTGAGCCCCTGGTTTTGCCGGGGGCGGCAGATGCCCAAAAAGTCGTGGGCTGCAGCCTAAACAATGATGTGATTCCCCTGATTTGTGTCCCGCTAAAAAGCGATGCAACCCCTCGAGGCGTTCTTATCGTCGGTTCGCTCCATGGGGCTGGCGAGGTCTCCCCAAGGGAGGCCGAGGAACTCTCTCGTTGGCTGCCATTCCTTGAAGCCCTGGGGGAGCTGGCTGCTGTACTCCTCGAAAACGCCGCCCTTCAGGGAGGCCTCCTCCACAAAGAGGAGCAGGTGCGAGACCTCATCAGGGATACCCTTAGCGCTCAGGAGGCAGAACGGGAGCGCATTTGTCTCGAGGTTCACGATGGGGTGGCCCAGACCTTGGTTTCTATCTTCCAGTGCCTTCAGATCCTGGAGGCCTCTGTGCCTGAGGGCAGCCCCGCCAGGCAACTGCTTTCTGGGGCAATCACCCTGGTAAAACAGGCCATCCGGGAGTCGCGAGAGATCATCAATAGCCTCCAGCCGGCGATCCTGGAAAGCATCGGACTTGTGGCCACGCTGCGCCAGGAGATGCGGCAACTCGCGCAGGAAACAGGATTGGTGGTGGACTTCCGGGCCGATCCGATCAGGTTTCCCACGGACATCGAGATGGGGTTGTATCGCATCATCCACGAGGCGGTCACTAATATAAGAAAACATGCCAGTGCCGATCGCCTCCGCGTGACGATAACCTGCGCAGGTGACCAGGTGAAGGTTGAGGTACGGGATTGGGGCATTGGGTTTGACTACAACCCCCAGGATACGTCGAGAAGGCGGGGCACGGGGCTGCTCAGTATGCGCAAGCGGGCGGAACTTTTGCAAGGAGTTTGTGACATTCAGAGTACCCCCGGTGAGGGAACTGCGGTACGCGTAGAGGTACCCCTCAGCGGCGAGAGGATGGGAAAGCTTCGTGAGGCCAGCCCAGGCGGGGGGGGGGGCAGAGGGTATCCCTGA
- the gvpN gene encoding gas vesicle protein GvpN: MVMEAVDTLLVPRPLPNFVETSFVAGIVNRALAYIAAGFPIHFRGASGTGKTTLALHVASKIGRPVVMIHGDEEFSTSDLVGGEYGYRMRKVIDNFIHSVLKTEEDMSRRWVDNRLTVACKYGFTLIYDEFTRSRPEANNALLSVLQERMLDMPAAREGEGYLRVHPDFTAIFTSNPEEYAGVYRSQDALRDRMVTLDLDHFDEETEVAITEAKSGLARSEAERIVRIVRGLREAGVCEFAPTIRGCIMVAKALKVLDGSVDAHN; the protein is encoded by the coding sequence ATGGTAATGGAAGCGGTAGATACCCTACTGGTGCCGCGCCCCCTGCCCAATTTTGTGGAGACCTCCTTCGTCGCAGGGATCGTGAACCGGGCGCTGGCTTACATCGCTGCCGGCTTTCCCATCCACTTCCGGGGAGCCTCGGGCACGGGGAAGACGACGCTGGCCCTCCACGTAGCCAGCAAGATTGGCCGCCCCGTGGTGATGATCCATGGGGACGAGGAGTTCAGCACCTCCGACCTGGTGGGCGGCGAATACGGCTATCGCATGAGAAAGGTGATAGACAACTTCATTCACTCGGTCCTGAAGACCGAGGAGGATATGAGCCGGAGGTGGGTGGACAATCGCCTCACCGTAGCCTGCAAGTATGGGTTTACCTTGATCTACGATGAGTTCACCCGCTCCCGCCCCGAGGCAAACAACGCCCTTCTCTCAGTGCTCCAGGAGAGGATGCTCGACATGCCGGCGGCCAGGGAGGGAGAAGGCTACCTCAGGGTCCACCCCGACTTCACGGCCATCTTCACCAGCAATCCCGAGGAGTACGCTGGCGTCTACCGCAGCCAGGACGCTCTGCGGGACAGGATGGTGACCCTGGACCTGGACCACTTTGACGAGGAAACGGAGGTGGCCATAACCGAGGCCAAGTCCGGGCTGGCGCGAAGCGAGGCCGAGAGGATCGTGCGCATTGTCCGCGGCTTGAGGGAGGCCGGGGTATGCGAGTTCGCCCCCACTATTCGGGGCTGCATAATGGTAGCCAAGGCGCTGAAGGTGCTGGATGGTTCGGTAGATGCCCACAAT